One window of the Archangium primigenium genome contains the following:
- a CDS encoding Wall-associated protein precursor: MLASLLLTLLTQLACMPGETTLVCGCKAGMVSACVTLAGEDTRKAAQVLDQVEAALEQAALMEGKEDEHKARQLQAVAESLSEALGSPEPPCKGQEHHLISRPIAKALSRHSTLKGLFTPRDPRFVARAKDEQSHCGYQQWHRDVDKEVIQWLLRTAKATPQTFLNKLRDIYSRPEMKARFPDGVQGL, encoded by the coding sequence ATGCTCGCCAGTCTCCTTCTGACCCTCCTGACGCAACTCGCCTGCATGCCCGGCGAGACCACATTGGTGTGCGGTTGCAAGGCGGGCATGGTGAGCGCCTGCGTCACGCTCGCCGGCGAGGACACGCGCAAGGCCGCCCAGGTGCTGGACCAGGTCGAGGCGGCCTTGGAGCAGGCCGCGTTGATGGAGGGCAAGGAGGACGAGCACAAGGCCAGGCAGCTCCAGGCCGTGGCGGAGTCCTTGTCCGAGGCCCTGGGTTCTCCCGAGCCGCCCTGCAAGGGCCAGGAGCACCACCTCATCTCCCGACCCATCGCGAAGGCCCTGTCCCGGCACTCTACGCTCAAGGGACTCTTCACACCTCGGGATCCGCGCTTCGTCGCCCGAGCCAAGGACGAGCAATCACATTGCGGCTATCAGCAATGGCACCGCGACGTGGACAAGGAGGTCATCCAATGGCTCTTGAGGACAGCCAAGGCCACGCCCCAGACATTCTTGAACAAGTTACGTGACATCTACAGCCGTCCCGAGATGAAGGCGAGGTTTCCCGATGGTGTTCAAGGCCTCTAG
- a CDS encoding Wall-associated protein precursor, with product MISALLLLLLTQVACTPGETTRVCGCKAGMVSACVTLAGEDTRKAAQVLDQVEAALEQASQMEGKEDEHKARQLQAVAESLSEALGSSATSQCKGQKHHLISRPISKSLEEHSTLKGLYKPRDPRFVLHARDEQAHCGYQQWHRDVDKEVIDWLDEHPKATPTEFMEKLRRIYNRPEMQARFPDGF from the coding sequence ATGATCTCCGCCTTGCTGCTGCTCCTGTTGACGCAAGTGGCGTGCACGCCCGGCGAGACCACGCGGGTGTGCGGTTGCAAGGCGGGCATGGTGAGCGCCTGCGTCACGCTCGCCGGCGAGGACACGCGCAAGGCCGCCCAGGTGCTGGACCAGGTCGAGGCGGCCCTGGAGCAGGCCTCGCAGATGGAGGGCAAGGAGGACGAGCACAAGGCCAGGCAGCTCCAGGCGGTGGCGGAGTCCTTGTCCGAGGCGCTCGGTTCTTCCGCGACGTCCCAGTGCAAGGGCCAGAAGCACCATCTCATTTCTCGACCCATCTCCAAGAGTCTGGAGGAACATTCCACGCTCAAGGGACTCTACAAACCCCGAGATCCACGCTTCGTGCTCCACGCCAGGGATGAGCAGGCGCACTGCGGCTACCAGCAGTGGCACCGCGATGTGGACAAGGAAGTGATTGATTGGCTCGATGAGCATCCCAAGGCCACACCCACGGAGTTCATGGAAAAGCTGCGTCGCATTTACAACCGCCCTGAAATGCAGGCGAGATTCCCCGATGGCTTCTGA
- a CDS encoding VOC family protein codes for MTQPSSSSAPTFYPSLRYRDAPAALRWLATAFGFEEHLVVPGPEGTIAHAELRFGNGIFMMGSVKDDVFGSAGGMAPYVYVADIDAHCARARAAGAIIVREPFNTDYGSRDYAARDPEGHVWSFGTYRPAP; via the coding sequence ATGACCCAGCCCTCGTCCAGCAGTGCGCCGACCTTCTACCCGAGCCTGCGCTACCGGGATGCGCCCGCGGCCCTCCGGTGGCTCGCCACGGCCTTCGGCTTCGAGGAGCACCTGGTCGTCCCCGGTCCCGAGGGCACCATCGCCCACGCGGAGCTGCGCTTTGGCAATGGCATCTTCATGATGGGCAGCGTCAAGGACGACGTCTTCGGCTCCGCGGGAGGCATGGCGCCCTACGTCTACGTGGCCGACATCGACGCGCACTGCGCCCGCGCCCGCGCCGCGGGAGCCATCATCGTCCGGGAGCCGTTCAACACCGACTACGGCTCCCGGGATTACGCGGCGCGCGATCCCGAGGGCCATGTCTGGAGCTTCGGGACCTACCGGCCCGCGCCCTGA
- a CDS encoding dipeptidyl-peptidase 3 family protein, translating into MNRTFLSLAAAAVLGSSAAGAAEPSAPTALPGAAELKRMTARFAPVDITGDVSKLPDNERRALTKILQAARIMDALFLRQAWAGNETLLLDLVRDTSPLGKERLHAFLLNKGPWSRLDHNAPFIPGVPAKPPEGHFYPAGATQADVEAWVKSLPEAQQKEATGFFSTLRRGPDGKFRAVPYSVEYQGELAQAAHLLIEAAELTGQPTLRAFLTRRADAFLSNDYYPSEVAWMELDASIEPTLGPYEVYEDEWFNYKAAFEAFIALRDDAETAKLSKFSGELQGLEDALPIDPKLRNPKLGALAPIRVVNSLYSSGDGNRGVQTAAYNLPNDERVAAEKGTKRVMLKNIQEAKFQRVLLPIAQVALEAKDRKDVSFDAFFTHILMHELMHGLGPHTITVEGKQTTVRQALQASSSAIEEAKADISGLWALQTLVDKGVIGKELERTMYTTFLASAFRSIRFGINEAHGKGVALQLNHFLDTGAVVVAKDGTFAVVPAKVRESVTVLTRQLMELQARGDRAAADALLGKMGVVRPEVKRILDKMVNVPVDIEPRYVTAERLMAGTEAAAPAGKK; encoded by the coding sequence ATGAACCGCACCTTCCTCTCCCTCGCCGCCGCGGCGGTGCTCGGCTCGAGCGCCGCGGGCGCCGCCGAGCCCTCCGCTCCCACGGCCCTTCCGGGCGCCGCCGAGCTCAAGCGCATGACGGCGCGCTTCGCTCCCGTCGACATCACCGGGGACGTGTCCAAGCTGCCCGACAACGAGCGCCGGGCGCTCACGAAGATCCTCCAGGCCGCGCGCATCATGGACGCGCTGTTCCTGCGTCAGGCCTGGGCGGGCAACGAGACGCTGCTGCTCGACCTCGTGCGCGACACCTCGCCCCTGGGCAAGGAGCGGCTGCACGCGTTCCTGCTCAACAAGGGCCCCTGGTCGCGCCTGGACCACAACGCGCCCTTCATCCCCGGCGTGCCCGCCAAGCCCCCCGAGGGCCACTTCTATCCGGCGGGCGCCACGCAGGCGGACGTGGAGGCCTGGGTGAAGTCCCTGCCCGAGGCCCAGCAGAAGGAGGCCACGGGCTTCTTCTCCACGCTGCGCCGGGGGCCGGACGGCAAGTTCCGCGCGGTGCCCTACAGTGTCGAGTACCAGGGGGAGCTCGCCCAGGCGGCCCACCTGCTCATCGAGGCCGCGGAGCTCACCGGCCAGCCCACGCTGCGCGCCTTCCTCACCCGGCGCGCGGACGCCTTTCTGAGCAACGACTACTACCCGAGCGAAGTGGCGTGGATGGAGCTGGACGCGAGCATCGAGCCCACGCTCGGGCCCTACGAGGTCTACGAGGACGAGTGGTTCAACTACAAGGCCGCCTTCGAGGCCTTCATCGCCCTGCGGGACGACGCCGAGACGGCCAAGCTGTCCAAGTTCAGCGGGGAGCTGCAGGGCCTGGAGGACGCGCTGCCCATCGATCCCAAGCTGCGCAACCCCAAGCTCGGCGCGCTCGCGCCCATCCGGGTCGTCAACAGCCTGTACTCCTCGGGTGACGGCAACCGGGGCGTGCAGACGGCGGCGTACAACCTGCCCAATGACGAGCGCGTGGCGGCCGAGAAGGGCACCAAGCGCGTGATGCTCAAGAACATCCAGGAGGCGAAGTTCCAGCGCGTGCTCCTGCCCATCGCCCAGGTGGCGCTCGAGGCGAAGGACAGGAAGGACGTGTCCTTCGACGCGTTCTTCACCCACATCCTCATGCACGAGCTGATGCACGGCCTGGGGCCCCACACCATCACCGTGGAGGGCAAGCAGACCACGGTGCGTCAGGCGCTCCAGGCGTCCTCGAGCGCCATCGAGGAGGCCAAGGCGGACATCTCCGGCCTGTGGGCCCTGCAGACGCTCGTGGACAAGGGCGTCATCGGCAAGGAGCTCGAGCGCACCATGTACACGACGTTCCTGGCGTCCGCGTTCCGCTCCATCCGCTTCGGCATCAACGAGGCGCACGGCAAGGGCGTGGCGCTGCAGCTCAACCACTTCCTGGACACCGGCGCGGTGGTGGTGGCCAAGGACGGCACCTTCGCCGTGGTGCCCGCCAAGGTGCGCGAGTCCGTCACCGTGTTGACCCGGCAGCTCATGGAACTGCAGGCCCGGGGCGATCGCGCCGCCGCCGACGCGCTGCTCGGCAAGATGGGTGTGGTGCGCCCCGAGGTGAAGCGCATCCTCGACAAGATGGTCAACGTGCCCGTGGACATCGAGCCGCGCTACGTCACCGCCGAGCGCCTCATGGCCGGCACCGAGGCGGCCGCCCCGGCGGGCAAGAAGTAG
- a CDS encoding fatty acid desaturase, giving the protein MRHHPRHHPHQGPWGVLIALAVLGAWLGHLVWLLAFSELSLASPLAWLHMAVQAYLSTGLFITGHDAMHGTVSRHRWLNEAVGTAACFLFAGLSYTRLVVNHRAHHLDPTGPDDPDFSTRTQAFLPWFTTFMVRYMTWPQFLTMALKFNVLWWLGVEQWRIWAFWVAPAVAGTFQLFYFGTYRPHRQPHTPDMAPHHARSLPRNHLWAMLSCYFFGYHWEHHQSPVTPWWALWRDRDARVRAGEVSDRETAARLPRPDAPL; this is encoded by the coding sequence ATGCGCCACCACCCGCGCCACCACCCGCATCAGGGTCCCTGGGGAGTCCTCATCGCGCTCGCCGTGCTTGGGGCGTGGCTGGGCCACCTCGTCTGGCTGCTCGCCTTCTCCGAGCTGTCGCTCGCCTCGCCGCTCGCCTGGCTGCACATGGCGGTGCAGGCCTACCTGTCCACGGGACTGTTCATCACCGGGCATGACGCCATGCACGGCACGGTGAGCCGCCACCGGTGGCTCAACGAGGCGGTGGGCACGGCCGCGTGTTTCCTGTTCGCGGGGCTGTCCTACACGCGCCTGGTGGTCAATCACCGGGCGCACCACCTGGACCCCACGGGCCCGGACGATCCGGACTTCTCCACGCGGACGCAGGCCTTCCTGCCGTGGTTCACCACGTTCATGGTGCGCTACATGACGTGGCCGCAGTTCCTCACCATGGCGCTCAAGTTCAACGTGCTGTGGTGGCTGGGCGTGGAGCAGTGGCGCATCTGGGCCTTCTGGGTGGCGCCCGCGGTGGCCGGCACCTTCCAGCTCTTCTACTTCGGCACCTATCGGCCGCACCGTCAGCCGCACACCCCGGACATGGCGCCCCACCACGCGCGCTCGCTGCCGCGCAACCACCTGTGGGCCATGCTGTCCTGCTACTTCTTCGGCTATCACTGGGAGCACCACCAATCGCCCGTGACGCCGTGGTGGGCCCTGTGGCGTGACCGCGATGCGCGGGTGCGCGCGGGTGAGGTCTCGGATCGGGAGACGGCCGCCCGGCTGCCCCGCCCGGACGCCCCCTTGTAA
- the msrP gene encoding protein-methionine-sulfoxide reductase catalytic subunit MsrP: MRHLPPEPPGSEITAEPLYARRREFIKGAALFTGTAAAVGAGLQLLSGRPSGGEGGGAGPAPATPDAVARKARPQGPYDTDEAPTSYEDATTYNNFYEFGYDKGDPARNAHTLKPRPWTVVIDGEVARPQRVDVDTLQSWFPLEDRIYRMRCVEAWSMVIPWMGLPLAGLLKRVEPTSRAKYVAFTTLRDPQQMPGQRQAALDWPYVEGLRLDEALHPLTLLAVGLYGKVLPNQNGAPLRLVVPWKYGFKGIKSIVRISLTEEPPPTTWNLANAREYGFYANVNPEVDHPRWSQATERRIGELRRRPTLPFNGYAEQVAHLYAGLDLRANY, encoded by the coding sequence ATGCGCCACCTGCCTCCCGAGCCGCCTGGGTCCGAGATCACCGCCGAGCCGCTGTACGCCCGGCGGCGCGAGTTCATCAAGGGCGCCGCGCTCTTCACCGGCACCGCCGCGGCGGTGGGCGCGGGGCTGCAGCTGCTCAGCGGGCGGCCCTCGGGAGGGGAGGGGGGCGGAGCGGGGCCCGCCCCCGCCACGCCGGACGCGGTGGCCCGGAAGGCGCGCCCCCAGGGCCCCTACGACACCGACGAGGCGCCCACGTCCTACGAGGACGCCACCACGTACAACAACTTCTACGAGTTCGGGTACGACAAGGGCGACCCCGCCCGGAACGCGCACACGCTCAAGCCGCGGCCCTGGACGGTCGTCATCGACGGGGAGGTGGCCCGGCCGCAGCGCGTGGACGTGGACACGCTCCAGTCGTGGTTCCCGCTGGAGGATCGCATCTACCGGATGCGCTGCGTGGAGGCCTGGTCCATGGTGATTCCGTGGATGGGCCTGCCGCTGGCGGGGCTGCTCAAGCGCGTGGAGCCCACGAGCCGGGCGAAGTACGTGGCCTTCACCACGCTGAGGGATCCCCAGCAGATGCCCGGTCAGCGGCAGGCCGCGCTCGACTGGCCCTATGTGGAAGGGCTGCGTCTGGACGAGGCCCTCCACCCGCTCACGCTCCTGGCGGTGGGGCTCTACGGCAAGGTGCTGCCCAACCAGAACGGCGCGCCCCTGCGGCTCGTGGTGCCGTGGAAATACGGCTTCAAGGGCATCAAGTCCATCGTCCGCATCTCGCTCACCGAGGAGCCGCCGCCCACCACGTGGAACCTGGCCAACGCGCGGGAGTACGGCTTCTACGCGAACGTGAATCCCGAGGTGGACCACCCGCGCTGGAGCCAGGCCACCGAGCGCCGCATCGGGGAATTGCGCCGCCGCCCCACGCTGCCCTTCAACGGCTACGCCGAGCAGGTGGCCCACCTCTACGCGGGCCTGGACCTGCGGGCGAACTACTGA
- a CDS encoding sulfite oxidase heme-binding subunit YedZ, with protein MASTPYPWLKPAVLVGGLSPLALLLLDLARGTLGANPIERVLNQTGLLALIILVASLACTPLKALLGWTWPMRLRKLLGLLAFAYAVLHFLVYVGLDQGLAVGAVLADITKRPFITVGFLALVLLVPLAVTSTNRMVRRLGFPAWQRLHRLVYVAAVLGVVHFLWRVKKDLTEPLVYACVLGLLLALRVAEAVRKRRARASLPAT; from the coding sequence ATGGCCTCCACTCCCTACCCGTGGCTCAAGCCCGCCGTCCTCGTGGGCGGCCTGTCGCCCCTGGCGCTCCTGCTGCTCGATCTCGCGCGGGGCACGCTCGGCGCCAACCCCATCGAGCGCGTGCTCAACCAGACGGGCCTGCTCGCGTTGATCATCCTGGTGGCGTCGCTCGCGTGCACGCCGCTCAAGGCGCTGCTGGGCTGGACGTGGCCCATGCGCCTGCGCAAGCTGCTGGGCCTCTTGGCCTTCGCCTACGCGGTGCTGCACTTCCTCGTGTACGTGGGGTTGGATCAGGGCCTGGCGGTGGGGGCGGTGCTCGCGGACATCACGAAGCGGCCCTTCATCACCGTGGGCTTCCTGGCGCTGGTGCTGCTCGTGCCCCTGGCCGTCACCAGTACGAATCGCATGGTGCGGCGCCTGGGGTTTCCCGCCTGGCAGCGGCTGCACCGGCTCGTGTACGTGGCGGCGGTGCTGGGGGTGGTGCACTTCCTCTGGCGGGTGAAGAAGGATCTGACCGAGCCGCTCGTGTACGCGTGCGTGCTGGGCCTGCTGCTCGCCCTCCGGGTGGCGGAGGCCGTGCGCAAGCGGCGCGCGCGCGCGTCGCTGCCCGCCACCTGA
- a CDS encoding response regulator, with protein MAHPPETRPFARPEPGIKPQRVLLVDDSRSIRTLLKIYLMARSFEYIEAESAESALKELDTQQVDLILTDFHMDGMNGADFAATVRSHKDLKVSRIPILMMTGDANAAEVRNKGQKAGINAFVRKPVSCAQLMTLVDTILPAPKKT; from the coding sequence GTGGCCCACCCGCCCGAGACGCGGCCCTTCGCCCGTCCCGAGCCCGGGATCAAGCCCCAGCGCGTGCTGCTCGTGGACGACAGCCGCTCCATCCGCACGCTGCTGAAGATCTACCTGATGGCGCGCTCCTTCGAGTACATCGAGGCCGAGTCGGCCGAGTCGGCGCTCAAGGAGCTGGACACGCAGCAGGTGGACCTCATCCTCACCGACTTCCACATGGACGGGATGAACGGCGCGGATTTCGCGGCCACGGTGCGCTCGCACAAGGATCTCAAGGTGTCGCGCATCCCCATCCTGATGATGACGGGTGATGCCAACGCCGCCGAGGTGCGCAACAAGGGCCAGAAGGCGGGCATCAACGCCTTCGTGCGCAAGCCGGTGAGCTGCGCCCAGCTCATGACGCTGGTGGACACCATCCTCCCGGCGCCCAAGAAGACCTGA
- a CDS encoding TonB-dependent receptor domain-containing protein — MSKKIAWKRAGALALVLCAGTAWGDARLEARRHFRNGMSLIAQGQYDAGIAELLEAYAIKPHANVLYNIARAYQDAGRVPEAVDYYRRYLAASPPDSGPAAATLAKLEQQLAATAPAEGTQAPGLPPMPPPPAGTAETSKALASLMERLEKAIVRAESLPAASTAPRAPESASADAVALQTGTAPAADDGDVPYEERVVTASRRAQSSLEAPNATTVITAEDIRLSGARTLPELLRRVPGAEVMMMGASSANVSLRGFNQRLSNKVLVLVDGRSEYQDFLGMTLWPAISVSLDEIERIEVIRGPGSALYGANAMLGVVNIITQAPGTGPRARFQGYAGNADVAGGDFVSHGGTGALRYRASVSYTQADKWSRDVSPDRADLVIRDPNPELGVRSARATLATSYQFAAGPQVGLTGGVNRLYTEAYPLGALRNFYMDGVSAFAKADANLGPLRAKAFWNHLSANAGPQYEALGLRSLQTRVDSNVFNGELLLNKSFSLLGEHQVNVGVEGRVKRLGWAYMQGLRQELHAAAFVQDEWRLIQPLRVVASYRVDRHPLLDNGNPGLAHSPRVSALFMPVAGHAFRASAATAFRVPTFMESYAYVGFPIPGVNGANLLTTGNTRLQAERLQAYELGYRGEAPRLGIDWDLALYQNTVRNLIRLSAVEPIGAGAAWNPALGTYLLGHSVFMNERAIYTARGAEVGMTLAPVDGLGIRLSGALQRLTSTGEKDEALDEAACGPCGEAPQFKLYGGITYRTRQSLELGFDVAWASATRWLEREPTAQDPTRIIPITNGLGAYTVINARVGYSPVKDRVSVALVGTNLGPSHTQHPFGNLIERRVLALLTVTP; from the coding sequence ATGTCGAAGAAGATCGCCTGGAAGCGAGCCGGCGCCCTGGCTCTGGTGTTGTGCGCGGGGACGGCCTGGGGCGATGCGCGCCTGGAGGCGCGCCGCCACTTCCGCAACGGCATGAGCCTCATCGCCCAGGGTCAATATGACGCGGGCATCGCCGAGTTGCTGGAAGCCTACGCCATCAAGCCCCACGCCAACGTGCTCTACAACATCGCGCGCGCCTACCAGGACGCGGGCCGTGTTCCCGAGGCCGTGGACTACTACCGGCGCTACCTCGCCGCCAGTCCGCCGGACTCGGGACCCGCGGCCGCCACGCTCGCGAAGCTGGAGCAGCAGCTCGCGGCCACCGCGCCCGCCGAGGGCACCCAGGCCCCGGGGCTGCCGCCCATGCCGCCTCCGCCCGCCGGCACCGCGGAGACCAGCAAGGCGCTCGCGTCGCTGATGGAGCGGCTGGAGAAGGCCATCGTGCGCGCCGAGTCGCTGCCGGCCGCGTCCACCGCGCCGCGCGCCCCCGAGAGCGCCTCCGCCGACGCCGTGGCCCTGCAGACGGGCACGGCGCCCGCCGCGGACGACGGGGACGTGCCCTACGAGGAGCGCGTGGTGACGGCCAGCCGCCGCGCGCAGTCCTCGCTCGAGGCGCCCAACGCCACCACCGTCATCACCGCCGAGGACATCCGCCTGTCCGGGGCGCGCACCCTGCCGGAGCTGCTGCGGCGCGTGCCCGGCGCCGAGGTGATGATGATGGGCGCGAGCAGCGCGAACGTGTCGCTGCGCGGCTTCAACCAGCGCCTGTCCAACAAGGTCCTGGTGCTGGTGGACGGCCGCTCGGAGTACCAGGACTTCCTGGGCATGACGCTCTGGCCGGCCATCTCGGTGTCGCTCGATGAGATCGAGCGCATCGAGGTCATCCGCGGGCCGGGCAGCGCGCTGTACGGCGCCAACGCGATGCTCGGCGTGGTGAACATCATCACCCAGGCCCCGGGCACGGGCCCCCGCGCCCGCTTCCAGGGCTACGCGGGCAACGCCGACGTGGCGGGCGGCGACTTCGTGAGCCACGGCGGCACGGGCGCGCTGCGCTACCGCGCCTCGGTGTCCTATACCCAGGCGGACAAGTGGAGCCGGGACGTGTCCCCGGACCGCGCCGACCTGGTCATCCGGGATCCCAACCCGGAGCTCGGCGTGCGCAGCGCGCGGGCCACCCTGGCCACCAGCTACCAGTTCGCCGCGGGCCCCCAGGTGGGGCTCACCGGCGGCGTCAACCGGCTCTACACCGAGGCCTATCCGCTCGGCGCCCTGCGCAACTTCTACATGGACGGGGTGAGCGCTTTCGCCAAGGCGGACGCGAACCTCGGTCCCCTGCGCGCCAAGGCCTTCTGGAACCACCTGTCGGCCAACGCGGGGCCGCAGTACGAGGCCCTGGGCCTGCGCTCGCTGCAGACGCGCGTGGACTCCAACGTCTTCAACGGCGAGCTCTTGCTCAACAAGAGCTTCTCCCTGCTCGGCGAGCACCAGGTGAACGTGGGCGTGGAGGGCCGCGTCAAGCGCCTGGGCTGGGCCTACATGCAGGGCTTGCGTCAGGAGCTGCACGCCGCGGCCTTCGTGCAGGACGAGTGGCGGCTGATCCAGCCCCTGCGCGTGGTGGCCTCCTACCGCGTGGACCGACACCCGCTGCTCGACAACGGCAATCCGGGTCTGGCGCACTCGCCCCGCGTCTCGGCGCTCTTCATGCCCGTGGCCGGACATGCGTTTCGCGCCAGCGCCGCCACGGCCTTCCGCGTGCCCACCTTCATGGAGAGCTACGCCTACGTGGGCTTCCCCATCCCGGGCGTCAACGGGGCCAACCTGCTCACCACGGGCAACACGCGGCTGCAGGCCGAGCGGCTGCAGGCCTACGAGCTCGGCTACCGCGGCGAGGCGCCCCGGCTCGGCATCGACTGGGACCTGGCGCTCTACCAGAACACGGTGCGCAACCTCATCCGCCTGTCCGCCGTGGAGCCCATCGGCGCCGGCGCGGCCTGGAACCCCGCCCTGGGCACCTACCTGCTCGGCCACTCCGTCTTCATGAACGAGCGGGCGATCTACACCGCGCGGGGCGCCGAGGTCGGCATGACGCTCGCGCCGGTGGACGGCCTGGGCATCCGCCTGAGCGGCGCGCTGCAGCGCCTGACGTCCACCGGAGAAAAGGACGAGGCGCTCGACGAGGCCGCGTGCGGCCCGTGCGGCGAGGCGCCCCAGTTCAAGCTGTACGGCGGCATCACCTACCGCACCCGTCAGAGCCTGGAGCTGGGCTTCGACGTGGCCTGGGCATCCGCCACCCGCTGGCTGGAGCGCGAGCCCACGGCGCAGGATCCCACCCGCATCATCCCCATCACCAACGGCCTGGGGGCCTACACCGTCATCAACGCCCGCGTGGGCTACAGCCCGGTGAAGGACCGGGTGTCGGTGGCGCTCGTGGGCACCAACCTGGGCCCCTCCCATACCCAGCACCCCTTCGGCAATCTCATCGAGCGCCGGGTGCTCGCCCTGTTGACGGTGACGCCATGA
- a CDS encoding serine/threonine-protein kinase: MVQNGASPQSAPADAADPLVGRVLNDKFRIVEVLGAGGMGRVYKAVQSPLERLVALKVLNPQYSEGKDPGFQKRFFMEAAVTSKLRHPNTVTIFDYGKTDDGVLYIAMEYLEGQTLANLLANAGALPWIRALNVVQQVARSLREAHKVGLIHRDLKPANIMILSQEDDHDLVKVLDFGLVKSFLPDRAPPQDVEITQAGVILGSPLYMAPEQARNSADPRSDVYSLGVVMYQMMLGRPPFVAPQGIDVIFKHINEAPPSFSSVWATHDVPRDVEALVMRCLSKRPEDRLQSMDEVLDAIRRAASAAGHSGAFATSRTLGNSGVMSAPAFGLDAHGSRTGPLPSPNTSGANTLSFTTPGQEPAPRRLTLPLALFAGSLLLGLGVAAALTLRAPAPGPVAVAPEPVAPPAPTPAPAPVAAAPAAQTPPAEEVEDELAPLVQPAGPDIEVSLSSEPPGATVMYQGRVLGETPLSLPLPSDAEGRANARLTFTLEGYQRATALVAGEGPVLRFHQKLLKKRSGTRPPADRSSSGYKDDPY; the protein is encoded by the coding sequence ATGGTCCAGAATGGCGCATCGCCACAGAGCGCACCGGCCGACGCCGCAGATCCCCTGGTCGGCCGGGTGCTCAACGACAAGTTCCGCATCGTGGAAGTGCTCGGCGCGGGGGGCATGGGACGGGTGTACAAGGCGGTGCAGTCCCCGCTCGAGCGGCTCGTGGCGCTCAAGGTGCTCAACCCCCAGTACAGCGAGGGCAAGGACCCCGGCTTCCAGAAGCGCTTCTTCATGGAGGCGGCCGTCACCTCCAAGCTGCGCCACCCCAACACCGTCACCATCTTCGACTACGGCAAGACGGACGATGGCGTGCTGTACATCGCCATGGAGTACCTGGAGGGGCAGACCCTGGCGAACCTGCTCGCCAACGCGGGCGCCCTGCCGTGGATCCGCGCGCTCAACGTGGTGCAGCAGGTGGCGCGCTCGCTGCGCGAGGCGCACAAGGTGGGCCTCATCCACCGCGACCTCAAGCCCGCCAACATCATGATCCTCTCGCAGGAGGACGATCATGACCTGGTGAAGGTGCTGGACTTCGGTCTAGTGAAGTCCTTCCTGCCCGACCGCGCCCCGCCCCAGGACGTGGAGATCACCCAGGCGGGGGTCATCCTCGGCTCGCCGCTGTACATGGCGCCCGAGCAGGCGCGCAACAGCGCCGACCCGCGCAGCGACGTGTATTCGCTCGGCGTGGTGATGTACCAGATGATGCTGGGCCGCCCGCCCTTCGTGGCCCCGCAGGGCATCGACGTCATCTTCAAGCACATCAACGAAGCGCCCCCCAGCTTCTCCTCCGTCTGGGCCACGCACGACGTGCCCCGGGACGTGGAGGCGCTGGTGATGCGCTGCCTGAGCAAGCGCCCCGAGGACCGCTTGCAGTCCATGGACGAGGTGCTGGACGCCATCCGGCGCGCCGCCTCGGCCGCGGGCCACAGCGGCGCCTTCGCCACCTCGCGCACGCTGGGCAACAGCGGGGTCATGTCCGCGCCGGCCTTCGGCCTGGACGCCCATGGCTCGCGCACCGGTCCCCTGCCCTCGCCCAACACCTCGGGCGCCAACACGCTGTCGTTCACGACGCCGGGCCAGGAGCCCGCGCCGCGCCGGCTCACCCTGCCCCTGGCCCTCTTCGCCGGCTCGCTGCTCCTGGGGCTGGGCGTGGCGGCGGCGCTGACCCTGCGCGCGCCCGCGCCGGGCCCGGTGGCCGTGGCGCCCGAGCCCGTGGCCCCGCCCGCGCCGACGCCCGCGCCCGCGCCCGTCGCCGCCGCTCCAGCCGCCCAGACGCCCCCCGCCGAGGAGGTGGAAGACGAGCTCGCCCCGCTCGTGCAGCCCGCCGGCCCCGACATCGAGGTGTCGCTGTCGAGCGAGCCGCCGGGAGCGACGGTGATGTACCAGGGCCGCGTGCTGGGCGAGACGCCGCTGAGCCTGCCCCTGCCCTCGGACGCCGAGGGCCGCGCCAACGCCCGGCTGACGTTCACGCTCGAGGGCTACCAGCGCGCCACGGCGCTCGTCGCGGGCGAGGGGCCGGTGCTACGCTTCCACCAGAAGCTGCTGAAGAAGAGGAGCGGGACCCGCCCCCCGGCGGACCGGAGCTCCTCCGGGTATAAGGACGACCCTTACTGA